From Lycium ferocissimum isolate CSIRO_LF1 chromosome 12, AGI_CSIRO_Lferr_CH_V1, whole genome shotgun sequence, one genomic window encodes:
- the LOC132041092 gene encoding subtilisin-like protease, translating into MKIFLLFCMVFCFPWPTIQSPFETYIVHVESPESQISTQSSVMDLESWYHSFLPKTLASSSSDEGPRMIYSYRNVMKGFAARLSAEQVKEMEKKRGFISAQPHRILSLHTTHSPSFLGLQQNIGLWRDSNYGKGMIIGVLDNGIFPDHPSFSDEGMPSPPAKWKGKCESNYTTKCNKKLIGVRSYIKERSPIGDYGHGTHTASIAAGSFVLGANLYGNAIGTAVGVAPLAHLAIYKVCDGGCDDVDILAAMDAAIDDGVDILSLSIGGSSHPFHDDAIAIGAYSATERGILVSCSAGNDGPSSNSTSNEAPWILTVGASTLDREIKATVKLGNKKVFEGESAFRPKASDVTFFPLFNPALNTSEAESALCGTGTLTDPAIRGKIVLCLDGDYSSIEKGQEVKDAGGVGMIIYNYPDDGFTTSADAQVLPALDVTRADGMDILTYMNSTKKPVARIGFQGTILGDRNAPVVASFSSRGPSTSSRGILKPDIIGPGVNILAAWPTSIDNKVNTKSTFNFMSGTSMSCPHLSGVATLLKSGHPTWSPAAIKSAIMTTADIVNLANNPILDERLLPANIFAIGAGHVNPSRASDPGLIYDTPFKDYLPYLCGLNYTNQQVGKIIQCKVNCSEVKSIPDTQLNYPSFSVTLGANSQTYTRTVTNVGEAKSSYIVEIVSPPGVSVTVKPTTLKFSELNQKLTYQVTFCKTTNSSNSDVAQGFLKWTSNMHSVRSPIAVVLV; encoded by the coding sequence ATGaaaatctttcttcttttttgtatgGTTTTCTGTTTTCCATGGCCAACTATTCAGAGCCCGTTCGAGACTTATATAGTTCATGTTGAGTCTCCTGAAAGTCAAATTTCTACTCAATCATCAGTAATGGATTTAGAGAGCTGGTACCATTCTTTCTTGCCAAAGACCTTAGCAAGCTCTAGCTCAGACGAAGGACCACGAATGATTTATTCGTATCGCAATGTGATGAAAGGCTTTGCTGCAAGATTATCAGCAGAGCAAGTGAAGGAAATGGAGAAGAAACGGGGCTTTATATCTGCACAACCGCATAGGATATTGTCTTTACACACCACACATAGTCCGAGTTTTCTTGGATTGCAGCAGAACATTGGCTTGTGGAGGGATTCCAACTATGGTAAAGGTATGATCATTGGAGTCCTGGACAACGGGATTTTTCCTGACCATCCTTCATTTAGCGACGAAGGGATGCCTTCTCCGCCTGCTAAGTGGAAGGGAAAGTGCGAATCTAATTACACTACAAAGTGTAACAAGAAGCTCATCGGTGTGAGATCCTACATAAAAGAACGCTCGCCAATAGGTGATTATGGACATGGGACTCACACTGCCAGCATAGCTGCTGGAAGTTTTGTGCTAGGTGCTAATTTGTATGGGAATGCTATTGGCACTGCAGTTGGGGTTGCCCCTCTTGCTCATTTGGCCATTTACAAGGTCTGTGACGGGGGTTGCGATGACGTTGACATTTTAGCTGCGATGGATGCAGCTATTGATGATGGGGTTGATATCCTATCCCTTTCCATAGGTGGATCTTCTCATCCCTTCCATGATGATGCCATTGCGATCGGTGCATATAGTGCAACAGAAAGAGGCATTCTTGTAAGTTGCTCGGCCGGTAATGATGGTCCATCCAGTAACTCTACTTCAAATGAAGCCCCATGGATTCTCACAGTAGGTGCAAGCACTCTTGACAGGGAAATTAAGGCTACTGTTAAGCTTGGAAACAAAAAAGTATTCGAGGGCGAATCAGCTTTTCGTCCAAAGGCTTCCGATGTAACATTTTTCCCTCTGTTTAATCCTGCACTGAATACAAGTGAAGCTGAAAGCGCTCTTTGCGGAACAGGTACACTGACTGACCCTGCTATTAGAGGCAAAATAGTGTTGTGCTTGGACGGTGATTATTCTTCGATTGAAAAAGGACAAGAAGTAAAGGATGCTGGAGGTGTTGGCATGATTATCTACAATTATCCAGATGATGGTTTCACTACATCAGCTGATGCTCAAGTCCTTCCTGCCCTGGATGTTACTAGAGCTGATGGGATGGACATTCTTACCTACATGAACTCAACCAAGAAACCTGTTGCCAGAATTGGATTCCAAGGAACAATATTAGGAGATAGAAATGCACCAGTGGttgcttcattttcttctcGAGGACCAAGCACGTCTAGTCGTGGAATCTTGAAGCCTGACATTATTGGTCCTGGTGTTAACATTCTTGCTGCTTGGCCTACCTCCATTGACAACAAAGTAAACACAAAATCAACATTCAATTTTATGTCTGGCACCTCCATGTCTTGTCCTCACCTCAGTGGAGTAGCAACATTGCTAAAAAGCGGACACCCCACTTGGTCCCCTGCAGCTATTAAGTCAGCAATCATGACAACTGCTGATATAGTAAACCTCGCCAACAATCCCATCCTAGATGAAAGGCTTCTTCCTGCTAATATCTTTGCAATTGGAGCAGGACACGTCAATCCATCAAGAGCAAGTGATCCAGGACTAATTTATGATACCCCATTCAAGGACTACTTACCTTATTTATGTGGTTTGAATTACACAAACCAACAGGTGGGAAAAATTATACAATGCAAGGTGAATTGCTCGGAAGTGAAAAGTATTCCTGACACACAACTAAATTATCCTTCATTTTCCGTCACACTCGGAGCAAATTCTCAAACATATACAAGAACAGTGACTAACGTTGGGGAGGCTAAATCATCATACATTGTGGAGATAGTTTCACCACCAGGAGTTTCCGTGACTGTTAAGCCCACTACTCTAAAATTCTCCGAGTTGAACCAGAAGTTGACATACCAAGTGACCTTTTGCAAAACAACCAACAGCTCAAACAGTGATGTAGCTCAAGGATTCTTGAAATGGACTAGTAATATGCACTCTGTAAGAAGTCCAATTGCAGTTGTGCTAGTCTAG